The following are encoded together in the Candidatus Cloacimonadaceae bacterium genome:
- the ftsZ gene encoding cell division protein FtsZ, translating into MIEFDEKPTQIGTNIKIVGVGGAGGNAINTMIANDLFGVEFIAANTDITDLHKSKAKMKLQIGRKLTRGLGTGANPDTGSRSADESKDDIKSHLEGADMVFIAAGMGGGTGTGAAPVIAKIARELGILTLGIVTTPFTFEGKKRHSNAEEGIRNLSEYVDTLIIIPNSKLCDIYADQTLINAFHKADGILFEAAKAVSDIINVSGLVNVDFADVKTIMQNMGHALMGTGTAEGDNRAVMAAKAAINNPLLSDINLHGCQSLLINVTAGPDIIMNEFEEVSSVIVNETGSAANIIMGIIIDPNMVGKVSVTIIATGLNRNEGQRVLDFPKLPISQPGTGPQITKTKSDDEEIEDIFTRLNINQPAKKDDKDQRNQDEVIPMPLTPRTDLPSFLKALD; encoded by the coding sequence ATGATCGAATTTGACGAAAAACCCACACAGATCGGTACCAACATCAAGATCGTCGGAGTCGGCGGAGCCGGCGGAAACGCCATCAACACCATGATTGCCAACGATCTTTTCGGCGTGGAATTCATCGCTGCCAACACGGACATCACCGATCTGCACAAATCCAAAGCCAAGATGAAACTCCAGATCGGCAGAAAACTAACTCGCGGACTCGGCACCGGTGCCAATCCGGATACCGGCTCCCGCAGCGCGGATGAATCCAAGGACGACATCAAATCTCATCTCGAGGGCGCGGACATGGTGTTTATCGCCGCCGGTATGGGTGGCGGAACAGGAACCGGCGCGGCTCCCGTGATCGCCAAGATCGCTCGCGAGCTGGGCATCCTCACTCTCGGAATCGTCACCACTCCATTCACTTTTGAAGGCAAAAAACGCCACAGCAACGCGGAGGAAGGCATCCGCAACCTCAGCGAGTATGTGGATACTTTGATCATCATCCCCAATTCCAAGCTCTGCGATATCTATGCCGACCAGACCCTGATCAACGCTTTCCACAAAGCAGACGGCATCCTCTTTGAAGCCGCGAAGGCAGTCTCGGACATCATCAACGTGAGCGGCTTGGTCAATGTGGACTTCGCGGACGTGAAAACTATCATGCAAAACATGGGACACGCCTTGATGGGAACAGGCACCGCAGAAGGAGACAACCGTGCCGTCATGGCAGCCAAGGCAGCTATCAATAATCCTCTTTTGAGCGATATCAACCTCCACGGTTGCCAATCCCTGCTCATCAACGTCACCGCCGGACCAGACATCATCATGAATGAATTTGAGGAAGTCTCCTCCGTTATCGTCAACGAGACCGGCTCTGCCGCAAACATCATCATGGGCATCATCATCGATCCCAACATGGTCGGCAAGGTATCCGTCACCATCATCGCCACCGGTCTGAACCGCAACGAAGGACAGCGAGTGCTGGATTTTCCCAAGCTCCCAATCAGCCAGCCGGGCACCGGGCCGCAAATCACGAAAACAAAATCCGACGATGAAGAGATCGAAGATATCTTCACCCGTCTCAATATCAACCAGCCAGCCAAAAAGGATGATAAAGATCAAAGGAATCAGGATGAGGTAATCC
- the ftsA gene encoding cell division protein FtsA, whose amino-acid sequence MKNNTITALDVGSSFIRTIIARPGKDSRLEILGISEVPSEGIEKGVVKDIQAVANTIRKALEEAEKIAGIKADNIYVNITGEHIKTHVGDGRISIPTMSPNEPGEISIEHVEQVINDAKNSVKIQKGFERSKILHGIPQCFIIDGQDDIHNPINMNGFHLIARVYTIFADVTPMRNLSKCIELAGYEVDPDNFVLNHIAIGQSVLSDDERRLGTILIDIGGGTCDISLFNRGTLEKVIVVPMAGKAVTEDLAIGLKTTIANAEYIKTQFGIALASGVDPKSEIEVEGISGRANQRKSQQLVSHVIQHRVEEMLALCYNKLKNLYTPELITAGIVITGGSAKLQEIAQVVENAFNLHVKISVPDISRTNGMISRLDDPAFATALGMLYYAESLGRDFKSGSSMLSGLSKLKIFDKIKKVLKDFTQP is encoded by the coding sequence ATGAAAAACAATACGATAACTGCTCTGGATGTTGGCTCCTCCTTTATAAGGACGATAATAGCCCGTCCGGGCAAGGATTCGCGTCTGGAAATCCTTGGTATCAGCGAAGTTCCGTCCGAAGGAATCGAAAAAGGCGTCGTTAAAGATATTCAAGCTGTGGCAAACACCATCCGCAAAGCCCTTGAGGAAGCGGAAAAGATCGCCGGCATCAAAGCCGATAATATCTACGTCAACATCACCGGTGAACACATCAAAACGCATGTGGGTGACGGACGCATCTCGATTCCGACCATGAGTCCCAACGAACCCGGAGAGATCAGCATCGAGCACGTGGAACAGGTGATCAACGATGCCAAAAACAGCGTCAAGATCCAAAAAGGCTTCGAACGCTCAAAAATCCTGCACGGCATCCCGCAATGCTTTATCATCGACGGTCAGGATGACATCCACAATCCGATCAACATGAACGGCTTTCATCTCATTGCCCGCGTCTATACGATCTTCGCGGACGTCACTCCGATGCGAAACCTAAGCAAATGCATCGAGCTTGCAGGATATGAGGTCGATCCGGATAATTTTGTCCTCAACCACATCGCCATCGGTCAATCGGTGCTCTCCGACGATGAAAGACGCCTCGGCACGATCCTGATTGACATCGGCGGCGGCACTTGCGATATCTCGCTATTTAACCGCGGCACCCTGGAAAAGGTCATCGTCGTTCCCATGGCGGGAAAAGCGGTCACCGAAGATCTCGCCATCGGGCTCAAGACCACGATCGCCAATGCCGAATACATCAAGACCCAGTTTGGCATCGCGCTCGCTTCCGGAGTAGATCCCAAAAGCGAGATCGAGGTGGAAGGCATCAGCGGACGCGCAAATCAACGCAAATCTCAACAACTGGTCAGCCATGTGATCCAGCACCGCGTTGAAGAGATGCTCGCGCTTTGCTACAACAAGCTCAAAAACCTCTACACTCCGGAACTGATCACCGCCGGAATCGTGATCACCGGCGGAAGCGCCAAGCTGCAGGAAATCGCCCAGGTGGTGGAAAACGCCTTCAACCTCCACGTCAAGATCTCCGTTCCCGATATTTCCCGCACCAACGGTATGATCAGCAGGCTGGACGATCCCGCTTTCGCCACGGCGCTGGGCATGCTCTATTATGCTGAAAGCTTGGGCAGGGATTTCAAAAGCGGCTCTTCAATGCTGAGCGGACTCTCAAAACTAAAGATATTCGATAAAATAAAGAAAGTTCTAAAAGACTTCACACAACCATAA
- a CDS encoding FtsQ-type POTRA domain-containing protein — MKTETRKRRGNSRYYLFFVLSLVIVTSVGAAAYLVGVNLPWIDLQEIKISGNSSISDSTIIAIINPYMDTNLLSIPSSEIEKKILRFARVKDVKIKKSLLHTLVCEIEERSGLLYLRSVEGDLFPIDKDAVVLEKPDNIYREDLPIVATYLSNKQLTSGTKLQKPYLKRIIKIHQDICAQSPDFSPLISEYYFIDDTIYLVDAKYGTRIIPCENNIAKQLQRYLFVQDNGNIDRNSLVDLRFDNQVVVKEGK, encoded by the coding sequence TTGAAAACTGAAACCCGCAAACGCCGTGGCAACAGCAGGTACTACCTGTTTTTCGTGCTTTCGCTCGTGATTGTCACCAGCGTGGGCGCCGCAGCGTACTTAGTTGGCGTGAACCTTCCGTGGATCGATCTTCAGGAAATCAAGATCAGCGGCAATAGCAGCATATCGGACAGCACCATCATCGCTATCATCAATCCCTACATGGATACGAATCTCTTGTCCATCCCCTCCTCGGAGATCGAGAAAAAGATTCTCCGCTTTGCGAGGGTCAAGGACGTGAAGATCAAAAAGAGCCTGCTGCACACGCTCGTTTGTGAGATCGAAGAACGCAGCGGCTTGCTCTATCTGCGCAGCGTGGAAGGTGATCTCTTTCCCATCGACAAAGACGCTGTCGTGCTGGAGAAACCGGACAACATCTATCGCGAGGATCTGCCGATTGTGGCTACCTATCTGAGCAACAAACAACTGACAAGCGGCACGAAGCTCCAAAAGCCATATCTGAAACGCATCATCAAAATCCATCAGGATATCTGCGCCCAGTCTCCTGATTTTTCCCCCCTGATCTCCGAGTATTATTTTATCGACGACACGATCTATCTTGTCGATGCCAAATATGGAACGCGGATAATTCCCTGTGAAAATAACATTGCCAAACAACTACAACGCTATCTGTTCGTTCAAGACAACGGCAATATCGACCGCAATTCGTTGGTCGATCTGCGTTTCGATAACCAAGTGGTGGTAAAGGAAGGTAAGTAA
- the murC gene encoding UDP-N-acetylmuramate--L-alanine ligase, which yields MLGRTKKIHFIGIGGIGMSGIAEFLHNQGLEISGSDLKKTDLTKHLEEIGIKIVEGHDPANISQVDVVVKSSAVRDDNPEIVAAKAIKIPVIRRAEMLAEITRMSFSIGISGTHGKTTATSMAGLVLETAGLDPTIIVGGKVKNFGSNNVMGSGKYIVVEADEYDHSFLSLTPCIAGITNVDTDHLDCYHNLDDIKGAFIEYANKVPFFGSVICCLDDSGVQAILPMINKKIVTYGLSRQADIQAHNIVMQNFVTEYDLSYMGKKLGRISMHVTGKHNVQNSLLAAGIGLELDVPFEFIQAGLAKYSGVYRRFELKGTEADITIYDDYAHHPTEILATLEGFKDSTDRRIVALFQPHLYSRTRDLFEEFGKAFFSCDCLVLAPIYPAREEPIPGINSKLIADVAIQSGHHNVHLIESNADIVAKTLAILMPNDILVTMGAGNVWQYGEEILASLQKSVDTNSKYKNLSNLET from the coding sequence ATGTTAGGCAGAACTAAAAAGATCCACTTTATCGGCATCGGCGGCATCGGTATGAGCGGCATCGCCGAATTCCTCCACAACCAGGGACTCGAGATCAGCGGGTCGGATTTGAAAAAGACCGATTTGACCAAACATCTTGAAGAAATCGGCATCAAAATCGTGGAAGGGCACGATCCCGCCAATATCAGCCAGGTCGATGTCGTAGTCAAATCCTCCGCCGTCAGAGACGACAATCCTGAGATAGTTGCCGCCAAAGCGATCAAGATTCCCGTCATTCGCCGCGCTGAAATGTTGGCGGAAATCACCCGTATGAGCTTTAGCATCGGCATTTCCGGCACGCATGGCAAGACCACCGCAACCTCGATGGCGGGCTTGGTGCTGGAAACCGCAGGACTCGATCCCACCATCATCGTGGGCGGCAAGGTCAAAAACTTTGGCTCCAACAACGTCATGGGCTCCGGCAAATACATCGTCGTGGAAGCCGATGAATATGATCATTCATTCCTTTCTTTGACTCCCTGCATCGCGGGAATCACCAACGTCGATACCGATCACCTGGATTGCTATCACAATTTGGACGACATCAAGGGCGCTTTCATCGAATATGCCAACAAAGTTCCCTTCTTCGGCAGCGTCATCTGCTGTCTGGACGATTCCGGAGTGCAGGCAATCCTGCCCATGATCAATAAAAAGATCGTGACCTACGGGCTTTCCAGACAAGCGGATATCCAGGCGCATAATATTGTGATGCAAAACTTTGTTACGGAATATGACCTCAGCTACATGGGCAAAAAACTGGGGAGGATTTCCATGCACGTCACCGGAAAACACAATGTGCAAAACTCGCTGTTAGCTGCGGGTATTGGCTTGGAACTGGATGTTCCCTTTGAGTTTATCCAAGCCGGTCTTGCCAAATACAGCGGGGTCTATCGCAGATTTGAGCTCAAGGGAACGGAAGCGGATATCACCATTTATGACGATTATGCGCATCACCCCACCGAGATTCTCGCAACCCTCGAAGGTTTCAAGGACAGCACCGACCGGCGAATCGTGGCGCTCTTTCAACCGCACCTTTATTCCAGAACCAGAGATCTCTTCGAGGAATTCGGCAAAGCCTTCTTTTCCTGCGACTGCCTTGTCCTGGCACCGATCTATCCCGCTCGCGAAGAACCGATCCCCGGCATCAATTCCAAACTCATCGCCGATGTCGCAATCCAATCCGGACATCACAACGTTCATCTCATTGAATCTAACGCCGATATCGTGGCAAAAACATTGGCTATCTTGATGCCAAATGACATCTTAGTTACCATGGGCGCTGGCAATGTCTGGCAATATGGTGAAGAAATATTGGCTTCGCTGCAAAAATCAGTTGACACAAACAGTAAGTATAAAAATCTTAGTAACTTAGAGACATAG
- a CDS encoding UDP-N-acetylglucosamine--N-acetylmuramyl-(pentapeptide) pyrophosphoryl-undecaprenol N-acetylglucosamine transferase: MKFVFGCGGTGGHIVPAIAIAKRIQKLGHECLFIGNRDSMESRLVPEAGFSFAGIHVQKLYRKLSLSHLLFPFYLLSSTLRSITILKMFSAETVLCTGGFVSGPVALAALLCRIPCYFHESNSLPGITTKLFAPYLKATFISFPGARKHLKKGNLIDSGVPIMERENDEGDFDFSKYGLSGTKPIILVTGGSQGSLAINNAIDKALDRIQSMGFELIWQTGKTGYATFKAKHSSKTGLLMFDFSTKLTSLFPKAKIAICRAGALTLAELEHQALPAILIPLPSSAENHQFFNAQEQEKRGLAILLEQKHLNTETLCENIAYIDTHQADFHARFKQLKPNTHAADIAQYLINHLSDKEKDHVRQN, encoded by the coding sequence ATGAAATTCGTCTTTGGCTGCGGCGGCACCGGCGGACACATCGTTCCCGCGATCGCGATCGCGAAGCGGATTCAAAAACTCGGACACGAATGTCTCTTCATCGGCAATCGTGATTCGATGGAATCACGTCTCGTACCCGAAGCGGGATTTTCCTTTGCAGGCATCCATGTGCAAAAGCTCTATCGCAAGCTCAGCCTTTCTCATCTGCTTTTTCCATTCTATCTGCTCAGCAGCACTTTGCGGAGCATTACGATCTTGAAAATGTTCTCGGCGGAAACCGTTCTCTGCACCGGGGGCTTCGTATCCGGTCCCGTTGCTCTCGCTGCTTTGCTTTGCCGGATACCCTGCTATTTCCATGAAAGCAACAGCCTGCCGGGCATCACGACCAAGCTTTTTGCGCCGTATCTGAAAGCGACCTTCATTTCCTTCCCCGGAGCCAGAAAACACCTTAAAAAGGGAAATCTGATCGATTCCGGAGTGCCGATCATGGAGCGTGAAAACGATGAGGGCGATTTTGACTTTTCTAAATACGGACTAAGCGGAACGAAACCTATCATCCTCGTCACCGGCGGCTCTCAGGGATCCCTGGCGATCAACAACGCCATCGATAAAGCTCTGGACAGAATCCAGTCCATGGGTTTTGAGCTCATCTGGCAGACTGGGAAAACCGGCTACGCGACCTTCAAAGCGAAACACTCATCCAAAACCGGGCTACTGATGTTTGATTTCTCCACCAAGCTTACCTCCCTCTTCCCAAAAGCCAAAATAGCGATTTGCCGGGCTGGTGCGCTGACTTTGGCTGAGCTTGAACACCAAGCTTTGCCCGCGATCCTGATCCCACTTCCCAGTTCGGCTGAAAATCATCAGTTTTTTAACGCGCAAGAACAGGAAAAACGCGGTTTGGCAATATTGCTCGAACAAAAGCATCTGAACACCGAAACCCTCTGCGAAAATATAGCTTACATAGACACCCATCAGGCGGATTTCCATGCCCGTTTCAAACAATTGAAACCAAACACCCATGCCGCGGACATCGCGCAATATCTCATCAATCATTTGTCCGACAAGGAGAAAGATCATGTTAGGCAGAACTAA
- a CDS encoding FtsW/RodA/SpoVE family cell cycle protein produces MKRNKAQNYIISYDKVIFFTYLTLCLIGILVMLDITSMQSSMNFFYRHVVFVALGVLTAILVLHYLNIEKLRVLNYPFVGFAILLLVIVLIQGNTVKGATRQLDLGFIGLQPSFIARMALVFFFAGYLDKKHNQLLESNPLDFLKHFYPMLTVAVATFTLIILERHLSTLVIGGLTLLTLLTYAGAKKRIVGILVLAAMLLGVVVITMGAEYRGNRIRTYMIYTQFLRNRPEPTNAAEEYQVKESLTALTSGGIFGTGIGRGRAKHYYLPEARTDYVYTIIGEEFGFIGAMIVFGLHCLLFFRAFRIANTQESRYLKFLCAGLAMNIFYNALVNTGVAMSILPATGNTLPFISYGGTALIIDSASVGVILNISAKRRQV; encoded by the coding sequence ATGAAAAGAAATAAAGCTCAAAACTATATCATCAGTTATGATAAGGTGATTTTTTTCACCTATCTGACGCTGTGCCTGATCGGCATTTTGGTGATGCTGGATATCACTTCCATGCAGAGCTCCATGAACTTTTTCTACCGCCACGTTGTATTCGTAGCCCTCGGAGTCCTGACCGCGATCCTGGTTTTGCATTACCTCAATATTGAGAAGCTTAGGGTTCTGAACTATCCATTTGTCGGTTTCGCCATTCTACTCTTGGTGATCGTGCTGATCCAGGGAAATACCGTTAAGGGCGCCACACGGCAGCTTGATCTCGGGTTCATCGGTTTGCAGCCGAGCTTTATTGCCAGAATGGCTTTGGTCTTTTTCTTTGCCGGATATCTGGATAAAAAACATAATCAACTCCTTGAATCCAATCCGCTTGACTTTTTGAAACACTTCTATCCGATGCTTACCGTCGCTGTTGCCACTTTCACCCTCATCATCCTGGAACGCCACCTCAGTACTCTCGTGATCGGAGGCTTGACGTTGCTCACGTTGCTCACCTATGCAGGAGCAAAAAAACGCATCGTCGGAATTCTTGTTTTAGCGGCAATGCTGCTGGGTGTCGTGGTCATCACTATGGGTGCAGAATATCGCGGAAACCGCATCCGCACCTACATGATCTATACCCAGTTTTTGAGAAACCGCCCCGAACCCACCAACGCTGCCGAGGAATATCAGGTGAAGGAAAGCCTCACCGCGCTTACCAGCGGAGGCATTTTCGGCACCGGAATTGGACGCGGACGCGCCAAGCACTATTATCTCCCCGAAGCGCGCACGGACTATGTCTATACCATTATCGGAGAAGAATTTGGTTTCATCGGAGCGATGATCGTCTTTGGTTTGCATTGCCTGCTGTTTTTCAGGGCGTTCCGTATCGCGAATACCCAAGAGAGCCGATATCTGAAATTTCTCTGTGCCGGGTTGGCAATGAATATATTTTACAACGCTTTGGTCAATACTGGAGTGGCGATGTCCATCCTGCCGGCCACCGGGAATACGCTTCCTTTCATCAGCTACGGAGGCACCGCTTTGATCATTGATTCCGCCTCGGTGGGCGTGATCCTGAATATCAGTGCCAAACGGAGACAAGTATGA
- the murD gene encoding UDP-N-acetylmuramoyl-L-alanine--D-glutamate ligase: MFDVNRRYGILGLARSGIAAAYKIKEFGGHAFLSELHPRDKIEGTEELCGDFECEFGGHSERLFECDEWIVSPGIPLNIPIIKQGCERGIHMISELEFGYQIKDPGSKIIAVTGSNGKSTTASLIYHILKGMGYKTLLAGNIGDAFCGFPIHQPGYDFIVLEVSSFQLDLIDTFKPDVAVLLNITPDHMNRYETFEHYRKSKFRIFENQTEDDFAVINIDSPPIMNNIHAINSQILRFSMDKKAPDTDAWIDGVFIYLNKKQRLSIHDLSIKGPHNHANTMASLLSVTALTDNVPLVLDSVVGFAPLTHRLEYVATIAGVSFYNDSKATNSDSVKSALMSFGRPIRVVMGGSDKGEDFSVLTEMLKTWALKVYITGETEAKMRQAWLGKIPLVCINDFEKCIKTAFEESLAGDIIVLSPACASFDKFRNFEHRGETFTDIVHKIAMENEKK, encoded by the coding sequence ATGTTTGACGTAAACCGACGCTATGGTATTTTGGGCTTGGCTCGCAGCGGGATCGCAGCTGCCTATAAGATCAAGGAGTTTGGCGGACACGCTTTTCTCAGCGAGTTGCATCCAAGGGATAAGATCGAGGGAACGGAAGAACTGTGCGGAGATTTCGAATGTGAATTCGGTGGTCATAGCGAACGCCTCTTTGAATGCGACGAATGGATCGTGAGCCCTGGAATCCCGCTGAATATACCGATCATCAAACAAGGCTGCGAACGCGGAATACACATGATCAGCGAGCTCGAATTCGGCTATCAGATCAAAGATCCGGGTAGCAAGATCATCGCGGTCACCGGCTCCAATGGAAAAAGCACCACCGCTTCGCTTATCTACCATATTCTGAAGGGCATGGGATACAAAACGCTACTTGCCGGCAATATCGGAGACGCCTTTTGCGGATTCCCCATCCACCAACCCGGCTATGATTTCATCGTCCTCGAAGTGAGCAGTTTCCAGCTTGACCTGATCGATACTTTCAAGCCGGATGTGGCTGTGCTGCTGAATATTACGCCAGACCACATGAACCGATATGAGACTTTTGAACACTATCGTAAATCCAAATTCCGCATTTTCGAAAACCAGACTGAGGACGATTTTGCGGTGATCAACATCGATTCTCCGCCGATCATGAACAATATCCATGCGATCAATTCCCAAATTCTCCGTTTCTCAATGGACAAGAAAGCCCCGGATACCGATGCTTGGATCGACGGCGTCTTTATCTATTTAAATAAAAAACAGCGTCTTTCCATCCATGATCTGAGCATCAAGGGTCCCCACAATCATGCCAATACAATGGCATCGCTTTTGAGTGTGACTGCGCTGACCGACAACGTTCCTCTTGTCCTGGACAGCGTTGTGGGATTCGCACCGCTCACGCATCGCCTGGAATATGTGGCTACCATCGCAGGGGTAAGCTTTTACAACGATTCCAAAGCCACCAATTCGGATTCGGTCAAATCCGCGCTGATGTCTTTCGGACGTCCCATCCGTGTGGTGATGGGCGGCAGCGACAAAGGCGAGGATTTCAGCGTGCTCACGGAGATGCTCAAAACCTGGGCACTGAAAGTCTATATCACCGGTGAGACGGAGGCAAAGATGCGTCAGGCTTGGTTGGGCAAGATTCCGCTGGTCTGCATCAACGATTTTGAAAAGTGCATCAAGACGGCTTTTGAGGAATCCCTCGCCGGAGATATCATCGTTTTGTCACCTGCCTGCGCCAGCTTCGACAAATTCCGCAATTTCGAGCATCGCGGCGAGACATTCACGGATATAGTGCACAAAATAGCCATGGAAAATGAAAAGAAATAA
- the mraY gene encoding phospho-N-acetylmuramoyl-pentapeptide-transferase yields MLYHLLFPLARYSIAFNVLRYVTFRSIAAFITSLVLTLLVGPWFIRMLKSHAAVEIIDDNVPEKHFVKAGTPTMGGLIILTSLMVSSLLWNNLSNSSILLMYLTTVWLGVFGFLDDYLKNFVKSKKGLVPKYKLWGQISVALLLTLAIYYGSGNSDSVSALQIPFLKNTYIELGMMFIPFVVFLIVGTSNAVNLTDGLDGLAAGTLVFSAVGLGVMSYLKGNFIAAGYLNLEFLPSAGELTVFISALVGTLIGFLWFNSYPAQVFMGDTGSLTLGGILAVISVLLQEQIFFMIIGMIFVIETLSVITQRSWFKYTKKKYGTGRRVFLCAPIHHHFELKGLHETKIVIRFWIIAILLVAFGLSTIKLR; encoded by the coding sequence ATGCTATACCATCTGTTGTTCCCTCTGGCAAGATACAGCATCGCGTTTAACGTCCTCCGCTATGTGACGTTCCGCTCGATCGCGGCATTTATCACTTCGCTGGTGCTTACTCTTTTGGTGGGACCTTGGTTCATCCGTATGCTTAAAAGCCATGCCGCTGTGGAAATCATCGACGATAACGTTCCGGAAAAACACTTCGTCAAAGCCGGCACTCCGACGATGGGAGGTCTGATCATTCTGACGAGCTTGATGGTGTCCTCGCTCTTATGGAACAACCTCAGCAACAGCTCCATCCTGTTGATGTATCTCACCACGGTGTGGCTGGGGGTATTCGGATTTTTGGACGATTATCTGAAGAATTTCGTCAAATCCAAAAAGGGCTTGGTGCCCAAATACAAGTTATGGGGACAGATCAGTGTGGCGTTATTGCTCACGCTGGCGATCTATTACGGCAGCGGCAATTCGGATAGCGTTTCTGCCCTGCAGATTCCATTTCTCAAAAACACCTATATCGAACTGGGGATGATGTTTATCCCCTTCGTCGTGTTTTTGATCGTCGGCACTTCCAATGCAGTAAATCTTACCGACGGGCTGGACGGTCTGGCAGCCGGCACTCTGGTTTTTTCCGCAGTCGGTTTGGGCGTGATGTCTTATCTGAAGGGAAACTTCATCGCCGCGGGGTATCTCAATCTGGAGTTTTTGCCCAGCGCCGGCGAGTTGACGGTTTTTATCTCCGCTCTGGTGGGCACTTTGATCGGTTTCCTGTGGTTCAATTCCTATCCTGCGCAAGTCTTTATGGGAGATACGGGTTCGCTCACGCTGGGAGGCATCCTGGCGGTAATATCCGTTCTCTTGCAGGAACAGATATTTTTCATGATCATCGGCATGATCTTTGTGATCGAAACCCTTTCCGTGATCACGCAACGCAGTTGGTTCAAATACACAAAAAAGAAATATGGCACGGGCAGAAGGGTCTTTCTCTGCGCACCGATCCATCACCACTTTGAGCTCAAGGGTCTGCACGAAACCAAGATCGTCATCCGCTTTTGGATCATCGCGATCCTTTTGGTGGCGTTCGGCTTAAGCACGATAAAATTAAGATGA